A genomic segment from Clostridium pasteurianum BC1 encodes:
- a CDS encoding DUF116 domain-containing protein, with amino-acid sequence MGNIDIVTYSLLGQHIDSNEYYVDSEAFTNEVILNGKPIMNSIILDFKNYIKENNIESLRSNEEYLLELLTLAILWQLYSDDAFELSELPKRIIKKLVELRKQGGNIKAGVDFIRGILSTIFLSPNSNYKSTINLSLKNFKRFISWLSASGEFDEEVKRFVSWEKYFSTLELKKLDEIFLATAAYVLWFSARSEVAIGKYTRNVNYFLKNKYPKHKFKEDIILCGRQRVEYHLNMVGAEIMNRAFRNDFLKTRIKKLLLPICMRYNNEKNCKAKHTEEGYVCGSCTAECRVSKLTEMGEKHRFEVLIIPHGSSAFREEKVKYGEIGIVGVDCVLNLMSGGWKARDLNLVPQCVILDYCGCKNHWSNEGIVTDINIDQLKKVLDIN; translated from the coding sequence ATGGGGAACATTGATATTGTTACTTATTCATTGCTTGGACAACACATAGATTCCAATGAATATTATGTAGATTCAGAAGCTTTTACAAATGAAGTTATATTAAATGGGAAACCAATTATGAATTCAATTATACTGGATTTTAAAAATTACATTAAAGAAAATAATATAGAAAGTCTAAGAAGTAATGAAGAATATCTCTTGGAGCTTTTGACCTTAGCTATTCTTTGGCAGCTATACAGTGATGATGCCTTTGAATTATCTGAATTACCTAAAAGGATAATTAAAAAATTAGTAGAGCTGAGAAAGCAAGGAGGAAATATTAAAGCTGGAGTAGATTTTATAAGAGGTATACTTTCAACGATTTTTTTATCACCAAATAGCAACTATAAATCCACTATAAATTTATCTTTAAAAAATTTTAAAAGATTTATATCTTGGTTATCAGCCTCAGGAGAGTTTGACGAAGAAGTGAAAAGGTTCGTTAGTTGGGAAAAGTATTTTTCTACTTTAGAATTAAAAAAGTTAGATGAGATTTTTCTTGCCACCGCTGCCTATGTATTGTGGTTTAGTGCAAGAAGTGAAGTTGCAATAGGAAAGTATACACGCAATGTAAACTATTTTCTTAAGAATAAATATCCTAAACATAAATTTAAGGAGGATATTATTCTATGTGGGAGACAAAGGGTGGAGTATCATTTAAATATGGTAGGAGCAGAAATAATGAATAGAGCTTTTAGAAACGACTTTTTGAAAACTAGAATAAAAAAGCTGCTTCTTCCCATATGTATGAGATATAATAATGAAAAAAATTGCAAAGCTAAACATACGGAAGAAGGTTATGTTTGTGGAAGTTGTACTGCTGAATGCAGAGTTAGTAAGCTCACTGAAATGGGTGAAAAACATAGATTTGAGGTCTTAATAATACCACATGGTTCTTCTGCTTTTAGAGAGGAAAAGGTTAAATATGGAGAAATTGGTATTGTCGGAGTTGATTGTGTTCTTAATCTAATGAGTGGTGGCTGGAAAGCAAGGGATTTGAATTTAGTTCCACAATGTGTAATTTTAGATTATTGTGGCTGCAAGAATCATTGGAGTAATGAGGGAATTGTAACAGATATCAATATAGATCAATTAAAGAAAGTATTAGATATTAATTAA
- a CDS encoding lactate utilization protein, protein MDEISTWLMEQKINGIIESLGKNNMEGYYARDEREVLDIVKTLVNKGESVSVGGSMTLFQTGIIDYLRNGDFKFLDRYKPGLTREEITDIFKKSFLTDTYFVSSNAITENGELYNVDGNGNRVAAMLYGPDKVIVIVGKNKIVKNVDEAIQRNREYAAPANAKRLDKKTPCTRVGHCMDCKSEDRICNEYTLIRRQGKKGRIKVIIVGKELGY, encoded by the coding sequence ATGGATGAAATTAGTACATGGTTAATGGAGCAAAAGATTAATGGGATTATTGAAAGCCTAGGAAAAAACAATATGGAAGGTTACTATGCCAGGGACGAAAGGGAAGTACTAGATATAGTTAAGACACTTGTAAATAAAGGTGAATCTGTCTCTGTGGGTGGCTCCATGACACTGTTTCAAACTGGAATTATTGATTATTTACGTAATGGTGATTTTAAATTTTTAGATAGATATAAGCCAGGCTTAACTCGTGAAGAAATTACTGATATCTTTAAAAAGAGTTTTTTAACTGATACTTATTTTGTAAGCAGTAACGCTATAACGGAAAATGGTGAACTTTATAATGTAGATGGCAATGGAAATAGAGTTGCGGCAATGCTGTATGGCCCGGATAAGGTTATAGTAATTGTGGGTAAGAATAAAATTGTTAAAAATGTGGATGAAGCAATTCAAAGGAATAGAGAATATGCAGCACCTGCCAATGCAAAGAGACTAGACAAAAAAACTCCTTGTACAAGGGTTGGACACTGCATGGATTGTAAGAGTGAAGACAGAATTTGTAATGAATACACTCTTATAAGAAGACAGGGTAAAAAAGGAAGAATAAAAGTAATAATTGTAGGAAAAGAATTAGGTTATTAG